From a region of the Campylobacter showae genome:
- a CDS encoding apolipoprotein N-acyltransferase: MKLRNFLLAWGSLIKKILSPYFSTKIIIKAFVGAILISNFILADVLGGEILNFISPFFSIAGFYLLLKFDRCSFFWTGFFIGIIWFYWISFSLVYYELSYLIPLEILAIGLIYGALFLIAGIPAQIWLKALLLILVSNIHPFGFNWLNLEAVFVPGIFAPNLLALAFIFAAILCLFYVKNRFKFIAFGVLLACAVQYGTPNFKTLPFEIKLANTEVPQELKWQKQLKNEFINQNLAIIDEAINAGFRAVILPESAFPVYMTHERNLISELLEKSQKIAIVAGALARENGANYNSAFFFDRGKVRRLDKFILVPFGEEIPLPAFARDLINKIFFGGAKDFETASAPSDYEIDGVKIRNAICYEATRDELFEGEFDVMIAVTNNGWFVPSTESFLQRNLIKYYATKYNKAIYHSVNGSPSEIITPKQGLLDKFFR, translated from the coding sequence ATGAAGCTACGAAATTTCCTTCTTGCATGGGGTTCCTTGATAAAAAAAATTTTAAGCCCCTATTTTAGCACTAAAATTATAATAAAAGCCTTTGTTGGCGCGATTTTAATCTCAAATTTTATACTAGCCGACGTTTTAGGCGGCGAAATTTTAAATTTTATCTCGCCGTTTTTTTCGATCGCGGGCTTTTATTTGCTACTCAAATTTGACCGTTGCAGCTTTTTTTGGACGGGATTTTTTATCGGGATTATTTGGTTTTACTGGATCAGCTTTAGCCTCGTTTATTACGAGCTTAGCTACCTCATCCCGCTTGAGATTTTAGCTATCGGGCTAATTTACGGCGCGCTGTTTTTGATAGCGGGCATCCCGGCTCAAATTTGGCTAAAGGCTTTGCTGCTTATCTTGGTTTCAAATATCCACCCCTTCGGCTTTAATTGGCTAAATTTAGAAGCCGTTTTCGTGCCGGGAATTTTTGCGCCAAATTTGCTCGCCCTTGCGTTTATTTTCGCCGCGATTTTGTGCCTGTTTTACGTCAAAAACCGCTTCAAATTTATCGCTTTTGGCGTGCTTTTAGCCTGCGCAGTGCAGTATGGTACGCCAAATTTTAAAACTCTGCCTTTTGAAATAAAGCTCGCAAACACCGAGGTTCCGCAAGAGCTAAAGTGGCAAAAGCAGCTAAAAAACGAATTTATAAATCAAAATTTAGCCATCATAGATGAGGCGATAAACGCGGGATTTAGGGCGGTTATTTTGCCTGAGAGCGCCTTTCCCGTCTATATGACGCACGAGCGAAATCTCATCTCCGAACTACTGGAAAAATCGCAAAAAATCGCTATCGTCGCGGGCGCGCTAGCTCGCGAAAACGGCGCCAACTACAACTCGGCGTTTTTCTTTGACCGCGGTAAGGTGCGGCGGCTGGATAAATTTATCCTCGTGCCCTTTGGCGAGGAGATCCCGCTACCGGCATTTGCGCGAGATTTGATAAATAAGATATTTTTTGGCGGCGCGAAGGATTTTGAGACGGCGAGCGCTCCTAGCGACTACGAGATAGATGGCGTAAAAATCAGAAACGCGATCTGCTACGAAGCGACGCGGGACGAGCTATTTGAGGGCGAATTTGACGTAATGATCGCGGTTACTAATAACGGCTGGTTCGTGCCTAGCACCGAGTCCTTTTTACAGCGAAATTTAATCAAATACTACGCGACGAAATACAACAAAGCAATCTATCACAGCGTAAACGGTTCGCCGTCTGAGATAATCACGCCAAAACAAGGCTTACTCGATAAATTTTTCAGATAA
- the yajC gene encoding preprotein translocase subunit YajC: MQEGNFVASLLFPVVLFAIFYFLVIRPQQKQQKAHAAMLAALEKGDKIITSGGLICEVIKPEEDFIRVKLNDDVIVRVSREFVARKIEKTETKANA; this comes from the coding sequence ATGCAAGAAGGAAATTTCGTAGCTTCATTATTGTTTCCAGTTGTGCTTTTCGCGATATTTTATTTTTTGGTTATCAGACCGCAGCAAAAACAGCAAAAAGCTCATGCCGCGATGCTAGCCGCACTCGAAAAAGGCGACAAGATCATAACTAGCGGCGGACTAATCTGCGAGGTGATAAAACCGGAAGAGGATTTTATCAGAGTTAAGCTTAACGACGACGTAATTGTGCGCGTTTCACGCGAATTTGTCGCAAGAAAAATAGAAAAAACAGAGACGAAAGCAAATGCGTAA
- the sstT gene encoding serine/threonine transporter SstT encodes MFSKLAKRFADGNLIVQILIGIALGAVIGFWTHYQAAPYNELIAKGVSDAAQLAAAKKDLTDVANSVANSIAVLGNLFVGALKAIAPILVFVLVATSIIVKEFGHAKGMQKVVTLYLVGTFLAAVVAVVASFLFPMELVLKGVESANMSAPQGIVDVLKDLIFKMVQNPISALSSGNYIGIITWAVGGGIAMRFCTQETKKVFQDVSDGVTKIVRFIIRLAPFGIFGLVTISIHETGFEALAGYLKLILVLVGAMAFVSFVVYPAMVFVVTKKNPYPLVMTCVRESAVTAFFTRSSAANIPVNMALCKKLGLKEELYSISIPLGATINMGGAAVTIGILALAAVNSIPSITVDFGDALLLCFISALGACGASGVAGGSLLLVPLACALFGIGNDIAMQVVGVGFIIGVIQDSVETAVNSASDVLFTAVASETIE; translated from the coding sequence ATGTTTAGCAAACTGGCAAAAAGGTTCGCCGACGGAAATTTGATCGTTCAAATTTTGATCGGCATAGCTCTAGGCGCCGTTATCGGCTTTTGGACACACTATCAGGCGGCTCCTTATAACGAGCTAATCGCAAAAGGCGTGAGCGACGCAGCGCAATTAGCCGCAGCAAAAAAAGACCTAACCGACGTGGCAAATTCGGTCGCAAACTCCATCGCCGTTTTGGGCAACCTCTTTGTCGGCGCGCTTAAAGCTATCGCGCCTATCCTAGTTTTCGTACTAGTTGCGACGTCTATCATCGTAAAAGAATTCGGCCACGCAAAAGGTATGCAAAAGGTAGTTACGCTTTACCTAGTCGGCACTTTTCTAGCTGCAGTAGTTGCGGTTGTCGCTAGCTTTCTTTTCCCGATGGAGCTCGTGCTAAAAGGCGTAGAAAGCGCAAATATGAGTGCTCCGCAAGGTATCGTCGATGTCTTAAAAGACCTCATCTTTAAGATGGTTCAAAACCCTATCAGCGCGCTTTCTAGCGGCAACTACATAGGCATCATCACTTGGGCCGTGGGCGGCGGTATTGCGATGAGATTTTGCACGCAAGAAACTAAAAAAGTATTCCAAGATGTCAGCGACGGCGTGACTAAAATCGTTAGATTTATCATCCGCCTAGCGCCATTTGGTATCTTTGGCCTAGTTACTATCAGCATCCACGAGACAGGCTTTGAGGCGCTTGCGGGCTACCTAAAACTAATCCTCGTTCTAGTGGGCGCGATGGCTTTCGTTTCCTTCGTCGTTTACCCTGCGATGGTGTTTGTAGTTACTAAGAAAAACCCTTATCCATTAGTGATGACTTGCGTTAGAGAGAGCGCGGTTACGGCGTTTTTCACTCGCTCGTCTGCGGCAAATATCCCGGTAAATATGGCGCTTTGCAAAAAACTAGGGCTAAAAGAGGAGCTCTACTCAATCTCGATCCCGCTAGGAGCTACAATAAACATGGGCGGCGCAGCCGTAACTATCGGTATCTTGGCGCTTGCGGCGGTAAACTCGATCCCGTCTATCACCGTTGATTTTGGCGACGCGTTACTGCTTTGCTTTATCTCGGCTCTGGGCGCTTGCGGAGCTTCCGGCGTCGCTGGCGGCTCGCTACTGCTAGTGCCGCTTGCTTGCGCGCTATTTGGTATCGGTAACGACATCGCGATGCAGGTTGTCGGCGTAGGATTTATCATCGGCGTGATCCAAGACTCGGTAGAAACAGCCGTAAATAGCGCCTCAGACGTGCTTTTCACCGCCGTAGCTTCAGAGACCATAGAGTAA
- the metK gene encoding methionine adenosyltransferase, translated as MYLFTSEVVSPGHPDKCADIIADSIVDTILMQDPNGRVASEVFVAGKNIIIGGEINSKVKLSFKDYEGIVKNALAKIGYDGKSKFTREQCLHPDDVEIKICINQQSADINQGVDQEGGEIGAGDQGIMFGFASCEANEYMPAAITYARMLCDKVYKFAKANPDKLGVDIKTQVTVDYGTKDNFESCKPQSIHTIVVSAPCVETMKIEELRALVQTLIDDAGLPKGLYDKSKTLIYINPTGRYVNHSSLHDSGLTGRKLIVDSFGGYSPIGGGAQSSKDYTKVDRSGLYAARWIAKNIVAAGLAKKCIVQLSYAIGMAKPTSVSVDTMGTQIAGVNDDMLSNFVSENFALTPRWITNKFGLDKPGKDTFLYAKVAAKGQVGNAKYPWEKLDAVDTFKALIK; from the coding sequence ATGTATTTATTTACTTCAGAGGTTGTGAGCCCGGGCCACCCGGATAAATGCGCCGACATCATCGCCGACAGTATCGTCGATACGATCTTGATGCAAGATCCAAACGGCCGCGTCGCTAGCGAAGTTTTCGTCGCGGGTAAAAACATTATAATAGGCGGAGAGATAAACTCTAAAGTCAAGTTAAGCTTTAAAGACTACGAAGGTATCGTTAAAAACGCACTGGCTAAGATCGGCTACGACGGTAAGTCTAAATTTACCAGAGAGCAGTGCCTGCACCCAGACGACGTCGAGATAAAAATCTGCATAAATCAGCAAAGTGCGGATATAAACCAAGGCGTCGATCAAGAAGGCGGCGAGATAGGCGCCGGGGATCAGGGCATAATGTTTGGCTTTGCTAGCTGCGAAGCGAACGAATATATGCCTGCAGCCATAACATACGCCAGAATGCTTTGCGATAAGGTTTATAAATTTGCCAAAGCTAATCCCGATAAACTCGGCGTCGATATCAAAACTCAGGTCACGGTAGACTACGGCACCAAAGACAACTTTGAAAGCTGCAAGCCGCAAAGCATCCATACTATCGTAGTTTCGGCCCCTTGTGTCGAGACGATGAAGATCGAGGAGCTGCGCGCTCTAGTGCAAACTCTCATCGACGATGCAGGCTTGCCAAAGGGCCTATATGACAAGAGCAAAACGCTCATCTACATCAATCCGACCGGCCGCTACGTAAATCACAGCTCGCTTCACGACAGCGGACTAACCGGCCGCAAACTCATCGTGGATAGTTTTGGCGGATATAGCCCGATAGGCGGCGGCGCGCAAAGCAGCAAGGACTACACGAAAGTCGATCGCAGCGGTCTTTATGCGGCGCGCTGGATAGCTAAAAATATCGTTGCTGCGGGCCTTGCTAAAAAATGCATCGTCCAGCTAAGCTACGCTATCGGTATGGCAAAGCCTACCTCTGTTAGCGTCGATACGATGGGCACGCAGATCGCCGGCGTAAACGACGATATGCTGTCAAATTTCGTTAGCGAAAATTTCGCCCTCACTCCGCGCTGGATCACGAACAAATTCGGCCTGGATAAACCCGGCAAAGATACGTTTTTATACGCTAAAGTAGCAGCCAAAGGTCAAGTCGGAAACGCCAAATATCCGTGGGAAAAGCTTGATGCGGTTGATACTTTCAAGGCTTTGATTAAATAA
- a CDS encoding M3 family oligoendopeptidase has translation MNVWDLTPLFKNEKELEISALLLQNECEKFEAKYSDKFLNLSDEEFFAALNEYENLLENIARVQIYVSLVFSKDTSKGAFYAKFDELSSKAQNHLLFFELKFNEFDEARQNKIIAKSARLGYYLDSIAKEKAHQLSLKEEQILLRTANTGAEGFSRLFDETLSALKFKFKGKMLGEEEILSKLHSPDRAERKAAAKSLSGGLAPQQHLLSYIYNMIKTSLKTSCELRKFDLPESPRHFSNQTTKASVDALIKAAETSFDLPIKFYEKKRKILGFKKLYDYDRYAPLGESKSVYKFEECKKIVLETFSKFSPKFGDIAARAFKEGWIDVYPAENKRGGAFSQSGVAKAHPYVLLNHTDERRDLFTLAHELGHAAHQNLAYESVGFLNADTPLTTAETASVFCEMLVFDHIKSTLKGREKTALLAGKIEDIFATLYRQINFTTFERRVHAHEGEISAEELNKIWLEESAKMFGSSVTLNDYYKIWWSYIPHFIHTPFYCYAYSYAQLLVLAIFGLYKSGKCENFVQIYTEFLSAGGSRSPKELVGMFGFDIENAAFWQIGINEVRKLVEEFCKEA, from the coding sequence ATGAACGTTTGGGACTTGACCCCGCTTTTTAAAAACGAAAAAGAGCTGGAGATTTCGGCTCTTTTGTTACAAAACGAGTGCGAAAAATTTGAAGCCAAATACTCGGATAAATTTTTAAATTTAAGCGACGAGGAGTTTTTTGCCGCGCTTAACGAGTATGAAAATTTACTAGAAAACATCGCTCGCGTGCAAATTTACGTGAGCCTAGTTTTTTCAAAAGATACCTCAAAGGGTGCGTTTTACGCTAAATTTGACGAGCTTAGCTCAAAGGCGCAAAATCATCTGCTCTTTTTCGAGCTTAAATTTAACGAATTTGACGAAGCCAGACAAAACAAAATCATCGCCAAAAGCGCGAGACTTGGCTACTATCTAGATAGTATCGCAAAAGAAAAAGCCCACCAGCTAAGCCTAAAAGAGGAGCAAATTTTACTCCGCACGGCAAACACGGGCGCGGAGGGCTTCTCGCGGCTTTTTGACGAGACGCTAAGCGCGCTTAAGTTTAAATTTAAAGGCAAGATGCTAGGCGAAGAGGAGATTTTATCCAAGCTTCACAGCCCAGACCGCGCCGAGCGAAAGGCGGCCGCAAAGAGCCTCTCTGGCGGCCTAGCGCCGCAGCAGCATCTGCTTAGCTACATCTATAATATGATAAAAACCAGCCTAAAAACTAGCTGCGAACTGCGGAAATTCGACCTACCCGAAAGCCCGCGGCATTTCTCAAACCAAACGACCAAAGCTAGCGTGGACGCGCTCATAAAGGCGGCCGAGACGAGCTTTGATCTGCCGATTAAATTTTATGAGAAAAAGCGCAAAATTTTAGGTTTTAAAAAGCTTTACGACTACGATAGATACGCGCCGCTGGGCGAGAGTAAGAGCGTTTATAAATTTGAAGAGTGCAAAAAAATCGTGCTCGAGACCTTTTCCAAATTTAGTCCAAAATTCGGCGATATAGCCGCTCGCGCGTTTAAAGAGGGCTGGATCGACGTTTATCCTGCCGAAAATAAACGAGGCGGCGCCTTTTCGCAGTCAGGCGTCGCAAAGGCCCATCCTTACGTGCTTTTAAATCACACCGACGAGAGGCGGGATCTTTTTACCCTAGCGCACGAGTTAGGCCACGCCGCGCATCAAAATCTAGCCTATGAAAGCGTAGGATTTCTAAACGCCGACACGCCGCTAACTACGGCGGAGACGGCATCGGTCTTTTGCGAGATGCTGGTTTTCGATCACATCAAAAGCACGCTAAAAGGCAGAGAAAAAACTGCCCTACTCGCGGGCAAGATCGAGGATATCTTCGCCACGCTCTATCGCCAGATAAACTTCACGACCTTTGAGCGCCGAGTCCACGCTCACGAGGGCGAGATCAGCGCCGAGGAGCTAAATAAAATTTGGCTCGAAGAGAGCGCAAAGATGTTTGGGTCAAGCGTCACGCTAAACGACTACTACAAAATTTGGTGGAGCTACATCCCGCACTTTATCCATACGCCGTTTTACTGCTATGCCTACTCGTACGCGCAGCTTTTGGTGCTGGCGATTTTCGGGCTTTATAAAAGCGGCAAATGCGAAAATTTCGTGCAAATTTACACCGAGTTTTTAAGCGCGGGCGGTTCGCGCTCGCCAAAAGAGCTGGTCGGGATGTTTGGCTTTGATATAGAAAACGCTGCGTTTTGGCAAATCGGCATAAACGAGGTTAGAAAGCTAGTGGAGGAGTTTTGCAAAGAAGCGTAG
- the secD gene encoding protein translocase subunit SecD, with translation MRNGKITYRLIIFALALIFGIIFSAPSFTDKLGGSKISLGLDLQGGLHMLLGVETEEAVHSKIKSIAASVNYFAKKEDVLIDSFKIREDKVDFELLDADEAAKIDGMLKDIKGLNVQKDGLKYSVGLTDAEKAETIEYAINQAVETIRNRLDQFGLAEPTVARQGKDNILVELPGIKTAADEQRARDLIAKAAHLQLMAVDEKRQSQANSMSEAEAESYGDIVYPDVKNEQIKYVVKNIPVLDGAMLTDARVAFDQRTNSPIISFTLNAEGARIFGDFTGANVGKRLAIVLDGRVYSAPSINERIGGGSGQISGGFSVEEAHDVAIALRSGALLAPVKMLEKRSVGPSLGADSIRQSMIALASASVLVVLFMIAYYGFSGILANIALVANILILVAVMAMFGAALTLPGMAGIVLTIGMAVDANVIINERIRELLRDGASIATSVKKGYENAMSAIIDANLTTLITSVVLYAYGTGPVKGFAVTMGIGIIASMITAILGTHGMFDTIINKIEKSGNTRFWFGYKRV, from the coding sequence ATGCGTAACGGCAAAATAACGTATAGGCTGATCATCTTTGCTCTGGCTTTGATTTTCGGCATTATCTTTTCCGCGCCGTCGTTTACGGACAAGCTGGGCGGGTCTAAAATCAGTCTAGGGCTTGATTTGCAGGGTGGACTTCATATGCTTCTTGGCGTTGAGACCGAGGAGGCCGTGCACTCAAAGATCAAGTCGATAGCCGCTAGTGTGAACTATTTTGCGAAAAAAGAGGACGTTTTGATCGATAGCTTTAAGATTCGCGAGGATAAGGTGGACTTTGAGCTACTAGACGCGGACGAAGCCGCTAAAATCGACGGCATGCTAAAAGACATCAAGGGTCTTAACGTACAAAAAGACGGTCTAAAATACTCTGTCGGTCTAACTGACGCGGAGAAGGCCGAAACTATCGAATACGCGATAAATCAAGCGGTAGAAACTATCAGAAACCGACTCGATCAGTTCGGTCTAGCCGAGCCTACGGTAGCAAGACAGGGCAAGGATAATATCCTAGTCGAGCTTCCTGGCATCAAAACGGCGGCTGATGAGCAGCGAGCACGCGATCTCATCGCAAAAGCCGCACACCTCCAGCTAATGGCCGTCGATGAAAAGCGCCAGTCGCAGGCAAACTCTATGAGCGAGGCCGAGGCTGAGAGCTACGGCGACATCGTCTATCCGGACGTCAAAAACGAGCAGATAAAATACGTCGTAAAAAACATCCCCGTACTTGACGGCGCGATGCTAACGGACGCTAGAGTCGCCTTTGATCAGCGCACGAACTCGCCTATCATCAGCTTTACTTTAAACGCCGAGGGAGCTAGAATTTTCGGCGATTTTACCGGCGCAAACGTCGGCAAACGCCTAGCTATCGTGCTTGACGGTAGGGTTTACTCGGCTCCGTCGATAAACGAGAGAATCGGCGGCGGAAGCGGCCAGATAAGCGGCGGATTTAGCGTCGAGGAGGCTCACGACGTAGCTATCGCTCTTAGAAGCGGCGCTCTTTTAGCTCCGGTAAAAATGCTAGAAAAACGAAGCGTAGGACCGAGCCTGGGTGCAGATAGCATAAGGCAATCTATGATCGCGCTTGCGTCGGCTTCGGTTTTGGTTGTGCTGTTTATGATAGCTTATTACGGATTTAGCGGCATTTTGGCAAATATAGCGCTTGTCGCAAATATCTTGATACTAGTCGCCGTGATGGCGATGTTCGGCGCGGCTTTAACGCTACCGGGAATGGCCGGTATAGTGCTAACCATCGGTATGGCCGTGGATGCCAACGTCATCATAAACGAGCGTATCAGAGAGCTGCTGCGCGACGGGGCTAGTATCGCAACGAGCGTGAAAAAGGGATACGAAAACGCGATGAGTGCGATCATAGACGCAAATTTGACCACGCTTATCACCTCGGTCGTGCTTTACGCCTACGGTACGGGACCTGTGAAGGGCTTTGCCGTTACTATGGGCATAGGTATCATCGCCTCGATGATAACGGCAATCTTGGGTACTCACGGTATGTTTGATACGATTATAAATAAAATAGAAAAAAGCGGTAACACGCGGTTTTGGTTCGGTTATAAAAGGGTATAA